One stretch of Thermoflexus sp. DNA includes these proteins:
- a CDS encoding histidine kinase N-terminal 7TM domain-containing protein yields MDPLELLLQINFVIVASLLIASFSLLIYLLAYYFRSRSARGAAWLLASVIAVYLGDLVLFFVGDPHSAERWLRLQWLGIAIAPAAYAHLTDALLERTGSFSPWRRWAVRGAYGLGITWFLLALWTDLLVHDGTADGHAFHLWAGPLFPLFLVYFIGGVMWGIVNVWRARWRTLISTHRRRMTYLAVTMIAPAIGVFPYLLLVGRTLPSFPVVFWGLVGLSNLIIGTMLFGMAYAVAYLDVLVPDRVIKQRWITYLLRGPVLATFVVLVMFGLSRLSHVLGLPLPLLLPLAAAWAIVSYEILSDAIRPLFEWLFLRRDVSELIRMRRLSDAMITARDLRQFLEGILALMCEALRSPTGFVVRITPNGIEPVAAFGSIEQASIEETLSVVEGSADGPIVADGFWIWPLRSRGEPVLLGAIAVAQPTGEVTLELLQDTIRGWVARAAAALEDRILQERALSALEQVTEEVRRLRQPEQAPSPMPLVEHPEFTHWVKEALAHYWGGPRLLQSPLLQLRIVQQAMETYDGNPIRALRAVLMEAIEQLRPDGERKLTAPEWLLYNLLEMRFIQGRKVREIAQRLALSESDLYRKQRAAIEAVAMVLAEMERRAMRAQEEARSS; encoded by the coding sequence ATGGATCCGCTGGAGCTATTGCTTCAAATCAACTTTGTCATCGTCGCGTCCCTGCTGATCGCGTCGTTCTCCCTCCTGATCTATCTGCTGGCCTACTACTTCCGAAGCCGGAGCGCACGGGGAGCAGCCTGGCTGCTGGCTTCCGTGATTGCCGTCTACCTGGGCGATCTGGTTCTCTTCTTCGTCGGAGATCCCCATTCCGCGGAGCGCTGGCTGCGGCTGCAGTGGCTGGGCATCGCCATCGCCCCGGCCGCTTATGCCCATCTGACCGATGCCCTGCTGGAGCGAACCGGCTCGTTTTCCCCATGGCGCCGATGGGCGGTGCGCGGCGCTTACGGCCTGGGGATCACCTGGTTCCTGCTGGCCCTCTGGACCGACCTGCTGGTCCATGACGGGACCGCGGATGGCCACGCCTTCCACCTGTGGGCGGGTCCGCTTTTCCCCCTGTTCCTGGTTTACTTCATCGGCGGAGTGATGTGGGGAATCGTCAATGTCTGGCGGGCGCGCTGGCGGACGCTCATCTCCACCCACCGGCGGCGGATGACGTATCTGGCGGTGACCATGATCGCCCCCGCCATCGGGGTCTTCCCTTACCTGCTTCTGGTGGGGCGCACGCTCCCCTCGTTCCCCGTTGTCTTCTGGGGACTGGTCGGTCTCAGCAACCTGATCATCGGGACCATGCTGTTCGGCATGGCGTATGCGGTCGCCTATCTGGACGTGCTGGTCCCGGATCGGGTGATCAAGCAGCGGTGGATCACTTATCTCCTCCGAGGGCCGGTCCTGGCGACCTTTGTGGTGCTGGTGATGTTCGGGCTGAGCCGGCTGAGCCATGTCCTGGGCCTGCCGCTCCCCCTCCTGCTGCCCCTGGCTGCCGCATGGGCCATCGTGAGTTATGAGATCCTCAGCGACGCGATCCGACCCCTCTTTGAGTGGCTCTTCCTTCGGCGGGATGTCTCGGAACTCATTCGCATGCGCCGCCTGAGCGATGCGATGATCACCGCCCGGGATCTCCGGCAGTTCCTGGAGGGGATCCTCGCCCTGATGTGCGAAGCCCTCCGTTCCCCCACCGGGTTTGTGGTACGGATCACGCCGAATGGGATTGAGCCCGTCGCTGCTTTCGGATCGATCGAACAGGCCTCCATAGAGGAAACGCTCTCGGTCGTCGAGGGATCCGCCGATGGCCCGATTGTGGCCGATGGCTTCTGGATCTGGCCGTTGCGGAGCCGGGGCGAACCCGTCCTCCTGGGCGCGATCGCGGTCGCTCAGCCGACTGGGGAGGTGACGCTGGAGCTTCTCCAGGACACCATCCGCGGATGGGTGGCCCGTGCGGCCGCGGCCCTGGAGGATCGGATCCTCCAGGAGCGGGCGTTGAGCGCGCTGGAACAGGTTACCGAGGAAGTCCGCCGCCTGCGCCAGCCGGAGCAGGCGCCTTCCCCCATGCCCCTGGTGGAGCATCCGGAATTCACCCACTGGGTGAAAGAGGCGCTGGCGCATTACTGGGGCGGGCCGCGGCTGCTCCAGAGCCCCCTGTTGCAGCTTCGCATCGTCCAGCAGGCGATGGAAACCTATGATGGCAATCCGATCCGCGCGCTGCGGGCGGTGCTGATGGAGGCGATCGAGCAGCTGCGGCCGGATGGGGAACGAAAGCTGACCGCGCCGGAGTGGCTGCTTTACAATCTGCTGGAGATGCGCTTCATCCAGGGCCGCAAGGTCCGGGAGATCGCCCAGCGCCTGGCCCTCAGCGAATCGGACCTTTACCGCAAGCAGCGGGCCGCGATTGAGGCGGTGGCCATGGTCCTCGCCGAAATGGAGAGGCGGGCCATGCGCGCTCAGGAAGAGGCCCGTTCTTCTTAA